The genomic window GGTTATAACCTTAAATTCATCGTCTTTTTTTTCAATATCAAGTACATCACCATAAGTAACTTCAACCCCGAAGTTTTGAACTTGTTCAAAGAACTTTCCGGCAAGATCGGGACCGGTTATTTTGTTAAATCCGGGATAATTTTCAATTTCCGCCGTAAAATTCACTTTTCCGCCCGGAACATATTTGTCTAACAAGACAACATCAATGAGCGCTCTTTTTAAATAAATGGTCGCTGTTATTCCGGCAGGACCGCTGCCGACAATTGTCACATCTGTTTTTCTATCCATTAGTTAATACCTCCACTATATCGGCAAATGAAGAAACAAAATACTTGGGCTTGGCATATTGGGGAATCTCCCTCAATGTCCAAGTAACTAACATGGAATCAATCCCCGCATTTTCGGCAAGCTGAAAATCAACCCCATTGTCTCCAACATAGAGAACCTCATTTGACTGAAGACGCAATTTTTCCATGACGATTCGCATCCCGCTTGGGTCCGGTTTAGGAAGGGGCATATCGTCACTACCGATTATCATATCAAATAAAGACGCCGGTATGTTCATTAACGCAAGCGAAAGCATCGTTGCCGAATGAACCT from Bacilli bacterium includes these protein-coding regions:
- a CDS encoding HAD family hydrolase encodes the protein MYKAIVFDMDGTLADTDLVIVATYIKMFKKFRPDFVPSLKEMVYFSGPPLDLTLKTYFPNYDYDFILKEYKRLSKPNYKKYILPFPNEREALEKLKSYGYHLVVLTNKVHSATMLSLALMNIPASLFDMIIGSDDMPLPKPDPSGMRIVMEKLRLQSNEVLYVGDNGVDFQLAENAGIDSMLVTWTLREIPQYAKPKYFVSSFADIVEVLTNG